A portion of the Candidatus Nitrosotenuis aquarius genome contains these proteins:
- a CDS encoding universal stress protein: MEHCGIANTLIRHIMVPFDNSKHAIRAFGHALDLAKKYGAAITVISITDEDQNTEWINGTPSRQKALAASRNAELRRIFKLLEVQATKFQIHLTCRILESNTIGESLISFASMNKVDYIVMGTHGKGMVKEMMLGRVSTNVALNAACPVVLVK; this comes from the coding sequence ATACCCTGATTCGCCACATTATGGTGCCATTTGATAACTCAAAGCATGCGATTCGCGCATTTGGCCATGCACTGGATTTGGCAAAAAAATACGGGGCTGCAATCACGGTTATATCCATAACTGATGAAGACCAAAACACAGAGTGGATTAACGGCACGCCAAGCAGGCAAAAAGCACTTGCAGCTAGTCGAAACGCAGAACTTCGAAGAATCTTCAAATTATTGGAAGTCCAAGCCACCAAATTCCAAATTCATCTTACTTGTAGAATTTTAGAATCAAACACAATTGGGGAATCATTGATCTCATTTGCCAGCATGAACAAGGTGGACTATATCGTAATGGGAACACATGGTAAAGGAATGGTAAAGGAGATGATGCTAGGCAGGGTCTCTACCAATGTGGCTCTTAATGCGGCGTGTCCAGTAGTATTGGTAAAATAA
- a CDS encoding YnfA family protein, with amino-acid sequence MVEVIVTTLAVFFFAALLEIGGGYLVWKWLREHKGKIFGLIGGLVLFVYGVVPTLQPAEFGRVYATYGGIFVVMSIIWGYWIDKKKPDRFEIIGSVIVLIGVAVMFYFPR; translated from the coding sequence TTGGTCGAAGTCATAGTAACAACACTTGCTGTTTTCTTTTTTGCGGCATTGCTAGAAATTGGAGGCGGATATCTTGTGTGGAAGTGGCTGCGTGAGCACAAGGGTAAGATATTTGGATTGATTGGTGGATTAGTACTCTTTGTATATGGTGTAGTGCCTACATTACAGCCAGCCGAGTTTGGACGAGTGTATGCAACGTATGGCGGAATATTTGTTGTCATGTCAATAATTTGGGGATACTGGATTGACAAGAAAAAGCCGGATAGATTTGAAATTATTGGCTCGGTAATTGTGTTGATTGGAGTGGCAGTAATGTTTTACTTTCCACGGTGA
- a CDS encoding YnfA family protein → MNQKDVFSSILLFFIAGLCEIGGGYLVWLWLRDNLAWWVGVIGGFVLFLYGVVPTLQKSHFHRIYAAYGGVFIVMSVMWGWLIDGTQPDNYDVIGAIIAIIGVLIIYYYPRKGGKVWSKS, encoded by the coding sequence TTCTTTTCTTTATTGCTGGACTGTGTGAGATTGGAGGCGGATATCTGGTATGGCTATGGCTTCGAGATAACCTTGCTTGGTGGGTCGGAGTGATTGGAGGCTTTGTGTTATTTCTTTACGGTGTTGTCCCGACTTTGCAAAAATCGCATTTTCATAGAATCTATGCAGCGTATGGGGGAGTCTTCATCGTGATGTCGGTTATGTGGGGATGGTTGATTGATGGCACACAACCAGATAACTATGATGTGATCGGCGCTATCATTGCAATAATTGGCGTTTTGATCATTTACTATTATCCAAGAAAAGGTGGAAAGGTTTGGTCGAAGTCATAG
- a CDS encoding YnfA family protein, with translation MVEIIVTTLAVFFFAALLEIGGGYLVWKWLREHKGKIFGLVGGLILFAYGIVPTLQPAEFGRVYATYGGIFVVMSIIWGYWVDKKKPDRFEIIGSVIVLIGVAVIFYFPR, from the coding sequence TTGGTCGAAATAATAGTAACGACATTAGCTGTTTTCTTCTTTGCTGCCTTGCTGGAAATAGGCGGTGGTTATCTTGTATGGAAATGGTTGCGTGAACACAAGGGCAAGATATTTGGGTTAGTTGGAGGTTTGATTCTCTTTGCATATGGAATAGTTCCAACACTGCAACCGGCCGAGTTTGGACGAGTGTATGCAACATATGGCGGAATATTTGTTGTCATGTCAATAATTTGGGGATACTGGGTGGACAAGAAAAAGCCGGATAGATTTGAGATTATTGGCTCGGTAATTGTGTTGATAGGAGTGGCAGTAATATTTTACTTTCCACGATGA
- a CDS encoding YnfA family protein produces the protein MNQKDILSSIFLFFVAGLCEIGGGYLVWLWLRDDFAWWVGAVGGFVLFLYGVVPTFQKSHFHRIYAAYGGVFIVMSVMWGWLIDGTQPDNYDVIGTIIAVIGVLIIYYYPRKGEKIWSK, from the coding sequence ATGAATCAAAAAGACATACTTTCATCAATTTTTCTTTTCTTTGTTGCCGGACTGTGTGAGATTGGAGGCGGGTATCTGGTATGGTTGTGGTTACGAGATGACTTTGCCTGGTGGGTTGGAGCAGTCGGGGGCTTTGTGTTATTCCTTTACGGTGTTGTCCCAACTTTTCAAAAGTCTCATTTTCATAGAATCTACGCAGCATATGGGGGAGTCTTTATCGTGATGTCTGTTATGTGGGGGTGGCTGATTGATGGCACACAACCGGATAATTATGATGTGATTGGCACGATAATTGCAGTAATTGGCGTTTTGATCATATACTATTATCCAAGAAAAGGAGAAAAGATTTGGTCGAAATAA